The Cellulophaga sp. L1A9 genome window below encodes:
- a CDS encoding SPOR domain-containing protein: MPFIEESDLLDLHKDIDKAQILNERLLDQIKFKNKELKRNKIQRNILAGVTSVFLLGIFALYVFNAGRRSSAPDSTNNKLVVYDLDSLDAIKSRMDNLKLKNEELSNVKEFYLAKEFLDKEKIYSVQIKSFVDNNVTLASESLTNTLFVKTNPFYSYSLGNFETIEEARSFRYQLVKMGFDDAFVASYQNGKRIQIEDPY, translated from the coding sequence ATGCCATTTATTGAAGAAAGCGATTTACTTGACTTACATAAGGACATCGATAAAGCTCAAATTCTTAATGAGCGCCTTTTAGATCAGATTAAGTTTAAGAATAAAGAACTTAAAAGAAATAAAATACAAAGAAATATTCTTGCAGGGGTTACAAGTGTATTTTTATTAGGAATTTTTGCATTGTATGTATTTAATGCAGGCAGAAGAAGTAGTGCCCCTGATAGCACTAATAATAAACTGGTTGTTTATGATTTAGATAGTTTAGATGCTATTAAGTCTAGAATGGATAATTTAAAATTGAAAAATGAGGAACTTAGTAATGTGAAGGAGTTTTACCTTGCTAAAGAATTTTTAGATAAAGAAAAAATATATTCTGTTCAAATCAAATCGTTTGTAGATAATAACGTGACCTTAGCTTCAGAATCATTAACAAACACCTTGTTTGTAAAAACAAATCCGTTTTACTCGTATTCCTTAGGTAATTTTGAAACTATTGAAGAAGCAAGATCATTCCGGTATCAACTGGTGAAAATGGGCTTTGATGATGCCTTTGTGGCATCCTACCAAAATGGGAAACGCATACAAATAGAAGACCCTTACTAG
- the menA gene encoding 1,4-dihydroxy-2-naphthoate octaprenyltransferase, whose protein sequence is MTKFKAWLNAARLRTLPLSISGIIVGAALGDFYGYQNWTIFVLALFTTIGFQVTSNFANDYGDGVKGTDNEERVGPKRALQSGILTREELKKGIIVSIIIDLFLSITLLIVAFGLENYLLILLFFGMALASVWAAIKYTVGTSAYGYRGLGDLFVFIFFGLLAVLGSLFLFTKFLTFSSILPAIAIGLLSTAVLNLNNLRDAISDKNAGKNTLVVKMGYANGKIYHYALLIFSFLSMMGFIVVNYTAWYNLIPLILFIPIVLHAKRVSKTTEPYLLDPELKKVALNTFFLAVIFYLSFNIFS, encoded by the coding sequence TTGACAAAATTTAAAGCATGGTTAAACGCAGCAAGACTGCGTACTTTACCATTATCTATCTCTGGAATTATTGTGGGTGCCGCATTAGGCGATTTCTACGGATACCAAAACTGGACCATTTTTGTTCTGGCACTCTTTACTACAATAGGGTTTCAAGTTACTTCTAACTTCGCAAATGATTATGGTGACGGTGTAAAAGGAACAGACAACGAAGAAAGAGTAGGTCCTAAAAGAGCATTGCAAAGTGGTATTTTAACTAGAGAAGAATTAAAAAAAGGAATTATCGTTTCTATTATTATCGATTTATTTCTTTCCATCACCTTGTTAATTGTAGCTTTTGGGTTAGAAAATTACCTGTTAATTTTATTGTTTTTTGGTATGGCGCTTGCTAGTGTTTGGGCAGCCATAAAATATACAGTAGGGACTTCAGCATATGGCTATAGAGGTTTAGGAGATCTTTTTGTTTTTATCTTTTTTGGTTTGCTAGCCGTATTAGGTTCACTATTTTTATTTACTAAATTCTTAACTTTTTCATCTATATTGCCTGCAATAGCCATTGGTTTATTGAGTACAGCCGTGTTAAACTTAAATAATCTTAGAGATGCTATTTCAGATAAAAATGCGGGTAAAAATACTTTAGTTGTTAAAATGGGGTATGCCAATGGTAAGATTTATCATTATGCGCTTTTGATTTTTTCATTTTTAAGCATGATGGGTTTTATAGTCGTAAACTACACAGCTTGGTATAATCTTATTCCTCTAATCCTGTTTATTCCGATTGTTTTACATGCAAAACGTGTTTCTAAAACAACAGAACCTTATTTATTAGATCCTGAACTAAAGAAAGTGGCCTTAAATACATTTTTTCTTGCCGTTATCTTTTATTTAAGTTTTAATATTTTTTCGTAG
- a CDS encoding LytTR family DNA-binding domain-containing protein, whose protein sequence is MEQPIKILIVEDNVIIADDMQSMLEEIGYEIVDNVIVYEQAIEVLKTKQVDLVLIDIILASDKTGIDLGKHIREKYNIPFIFVTSNSDRATVENAKTVKPNGYLVKPFEQQDLYTSIEIALSSFNYNEKASENNNAPTEEVPDDKLVSNSVLKDSIFVKKQHLYYRIQFGDIQFIKADNVYLEVNTVDKKFLVRSPLKDYLEKLPSNKFYRAHKSYIVNVDHIEAINSKDILINNNLIPISKEFKEFIISAMNS, encoded by the coding sequence TTGGAGCAGCCCATTAAAATTCTTATAGTAGAAGATAACGTGATCATTGCTGATGATATGCAATCAATGTTAGAGGAGATTGGTTATGAGATTGTTGATAATGTTATCGTTTATGAACAAGCGATAGAAGTACTAAAAACAAAGCAAGTAGATCTTGTTTTGATTGATATTATTCTTGCTTCTGATAAAACAGGAATAGATTTAGGAAAACACATTAGAGAAAAATATAATATTCCTTTCATCTTCGTAACATCAAACTCAGATAGAGCAACTGTAGAAAATGCAAAAACCGTAAAACCAAACGGGTATCTTGTAAAGCCTTTTGAGCAGCAAGATTTGTATACGTCTATAGAAATTGCATTATCAAGTTTTAATTATAATGAGAAAGCATCAGAAAATAATAATGCACCTACAGAAGAGGTTCCTGATGATAAACTAGTATCGAACAGCGTTCTTAAAGATTCTATTTTTGTTAAAAAGCAACATCTTTATTATAGAATTCAGTTTGGTGATATACAGTTTATAAAAGCGGACAACGTATACCTTGAAGTAAATACAGTAGATAAGAAGTTCTTAGTGCGTTCTCCTCTAAAAGATTACTTAGAGAAGTTACCGTCAAACAAGTTTTATAGAGCTCATAAATCCTATATTGTTAATGTAGATCATATTGAAGCCATTAACTCTAAAGATATTTTAATCAATAATAATTTAATACCGATCTCTAAAGAGTTTAAGGAGTTTATTATTTCGGCGATGAATTCTTAG